One window of the Mus musculus strain C57BL/6J chromosome 15 genomic patch of type FIX, GRCm38.p6 PATCHES MG3648_PATCH genome contains the following:
- the LOC115489417 gene encoding uncharacterized protein LOC115489417 encodes MTPRWIPWKLPLILMLPLWIWVPSIFGEYRWAILSAFPKPMPVRHNTAVFPKFFTTNKTLGLPYLPFDPIWAPLGEKRSLRERGSLCFQIYELGNCIRLTSQALGMFFKYRGGVVKITQDTSNRDITLTNRTFWHETTWVNGTFLPPNFSDKERPNQPKMAPHCSLEDEGLILPWSDCQSSVTRWADQSKTFSFSPNMIDDPEQKYVMKKGLFIQDFRMHPFHKWVLCGINGSCTDLNPLVFLQGGAAGKAIFNGSSKFAQFHQVLLPDRTIYQNSTTEITGFNKTLIKQTNYLPTPVCVYTPFLFILSNGSFESCTNETCWMSQCWSLKWASRAMLAKIPRWVPVPVEIPSTITLHRQKRDFGITAAVVVAMAASAAAATAAGIAMATSVQSSTTVEQLSSSVAEAIDQHSVLSAQLKGGLMIVNQRIDLVEERLEILLQLAQLGCDKKSGALCITSVQYENWTHAANLSKELSLFLTGNWSEGFDEKLEALRTAVMTINSTRVDPSLIDGIKGLSSWMSSAFSHFKEWVGVGLFGATLCCGLVFLLWLVCKLRSQQKRDKVVIAQALAAIEQGTSPEIWLSILKN; translated from the coding sequence ATGACTCCCAGATGGATCCCTTGGAAACTACCTCTAATCCTCATGCTACCTCTGTGGATTTGGGTTCCTAGTATATTTGGAGAGTATAGATGGGCAATTCTGTCTGCTTTCCCTAAGCCCATGCCTGTACGTCATAATACAGCTGTTTTTCCCAAGTTTTTTACGACCAATAAAACTTTAGGCCTGCCATACCTACCATTTGACCCTATCTGGGCACCATTGGGAGAAAAACGCTCTTTAAGGGAACGAGGTTCTCTCTGTTTCCAAATTTATGAATTAGGAAATTGTATCAGACTCACCAGCCAAGCTTTGGGAATGTTTTTTAAGTATCGAGGAGGCGTGGTGAAAATAACCCAAGACACTTCCAACAGAGATATAACccttacaaatcggaccttctggCATGAGACaacttgggttaatggtacatttctaccacctaacttttcagataAAGAACGTCCCAATCAACCAAAAATGGCTCCTCATtgtagcttggaagatgaagggctgatcctgccttggtctgattgtcaatcctctgtcactcgttgggcagatcagagtaaaactttttccttttctcccaacatgatagatgacccagagcagaaatatgttatgaaaaagggacttttcatacaggactttagaatgcatcctttTCATAAATGGGTACTTTGTGGGATTAATGGTAGCTGTACAGATCTTAATCCCTTGGTTTTCCTCCAAGGAGGAGCTGCTGGAAAAGCGATTTTTAATGGTAGTTCAAAATTTGCTCAGTTTCATCAAGTTCTGTTACCTGATAGAACCATTTATCAAAATTCTACTACTGAAATCACTGGATTTAATAAGACATTGATAAAGCAGACTAATTATTTACCTACTCCAGTTTGTGTGTacacccctttcttgtttattctttctaatGGTTCCTTTGAATCCTGTACTAATGAAACCTGCTGGATGTCACAATGCTGGAGCCTTAAGTGGGCCAGCCGTGCAATGCTTGCCAAGATTCCGCGATGGGTTCCTGTCCCTGTGGAGATCCCTTCCACCATAACCTTACACAGGCAAAAGCGAGACTTTGGTATCACTGCAGCCGTTGTGGTGGCAATGGCTGCCAGTGCGGCGGCAGCTACAGCTGCTGGAATTGCTATGGCAACATCAGTCCAGTCAAGTACAACTGTCGAGCAGTTGTCCTCCTCTGTAGCAGAAGCCATCGATCAACATTCAGTGCTCAGTGCCCAATTAAAAGGTGGGCTAATGATAGTGAACCAGCGCATTGACCTGGTGGAGGAAAGACTGGAAATTCTGCTCCAATTGGCTCAGCTTGGCTGTGATAAGAAATCAGGAGCCTTATGTATTactagtgtccaatatgaaaattggaCACATGCAGCTAATCTATCTAAagaattgtctttgtttcttacaggaaactggtctgaaggatTTGACGAAAAGCTTGAGGCGTTACGTACAGCAGTGATGACGATTAATTCTACGCGCGTGGACCCATCATTAATCGATGGAATCAAAGGACTTTCTTCCTGGATGTCCTCTGCATTCTCACATTTTAAAgagtgggtgggagtgggccTGTTTGGTGCAACCCTGTGTTGTGGACTAGTGTTTCTTCTATGGCTGGTatgcaaactcagatctcaacagaaacgtgacaaggtggtaattgctcaagcacttgctgccatagagcaaggcacctcccctgaaatttggctatctattctcaagaattag